Proteins from a genomic interval of Methanofollis formosanus:
- a CDS encoding ferredoxin-thioredoxin reductase catalytic domain-containing protein: MTEPTQEELEEQILTWAKDYAQKNGWTLNPDDKQLRTVIKGLARNTLRFGEQYCPCRLRSGDAEEDKKIICPCIYHRDEVEGDGNCHCRLFFKKDAD; encoded by the coding sequence ATGACTGAACCGACGCAGGAAGAACTCGAAGAGCAGATCCTCACCTGGGCAAAAGATTATGCGCAGAAGAACGGGTGGACCCTGAACCCGGACGACAAACAACTGCGCACCGTGATCAAGGGGCTTGCGCGCAACACGCTCAGGTTCGGGGAACAGTATTGTCCCTGCCGGCTCAGGAGCGGCGATGCCGAAGAGGACAAAAAGATCATCTGCCCCTGCATCTATCACCGCGACGAGGTCGAAGGGGACGGCAACTGCCACTGCCGGCTTTTCTTCAAAAAAGACGCGGACTAA
- the cofE gene encoding coenzyme F420-0:L-glutamate ligase: MSRWYAVYALETGLIREGDDVAEKVVAAAEAAACGGIRDGDILLLAESAVATAEGRTVRLDEVVPSDEARRLAERYAIDPAITEVVLRESDRVVGGIPGFLLTLKNGTLLPNAGADHSNAPDGTVVPLPRDPDASAGRVRAAVRARLGVNTGVLVIDSRTHAMRLGCSGVAIGCAGLSAVVDESGRRDLFGRELEVTKRAVGDCLASAAELLMGEADECVPAVLVRGTGIELNEEYGIPTIDASECLFMGAALHADPAAFDGEGKPE, encoded by the coding sequence ATGAGCCGGTGGTATGCGGTCTATGCCCTGGAGACCGGACTGATCCGGGAGGGCGACGACGTCGCGGAGAAGGTCGTCGCGGCCGCAGAGGCCGCAGCGTGTGGAGGGATCAGAGACGGCGACATCCTCCTGCTCGCCGAGTCCGCGGTGGCGACGGCCGAGGGGAGGACAGTCCGTCTCGACGAGGTCGTCCCCTCCGACGAAGCGCGTCGCCTTGCCGAGCGCTATGCCATCGACCCGGCGATCACCGAGGTGGTCCTCCGCGAGAGCGACCGGGTGGTCGGCGGGATCCCCGGATTTTTGCTCACGCTCAAGAACGGCACCCTCCTCCCGAACGCCGGCGCGGATCACTCGAACGCCCCTGACGGGACGGTCGTCCCCCTCCCCCGAGACCCCGACGCCTCGGCCGGACGGGTGCGGGCGGCGGTGCGCGCACGACTCGGCGTGAACACCGGGGTGCTCGTCATCGACTCGCGCACCCATGCGATGCGTCTCGGATGCAGTGGCGTCGCCATCGGATGCGCGGGGCTCTCGGCCGTCGTCGACGAGTCGGGCAGACGCGACCTCTTCGGCCGCGAACTCGAGGTGACCAAGCGCGCCGTCGGGGACTGCCTGGCCTCGGCGGCCGAACTCCTGATGGGCGAGGCGGACGAGTGCGTCCCGGCCGTGCTGGTGCGCGGCACGGGGATCGAACTCAACGAAGAATATGGGATCCCCACGATCGACGCGTCAGAGTGTCTCTTTATGGGTGCGGCGCTCCACGCCGACCCGGCCGCGTTCGATGGAGAGGGCAAACCCGAGTGA
- a CDS encoding METTL5 family protein: MRLKHLEMKLQRLKGFPAPRPVLEQYATPADVAARLLYHASTEGAIGGRRVLDLGCGTGVLACGAALLGAGEVVGIDLDLGALQAARSNADDLEVDLDLVRGQVGTTFPIRPDTFETVVMNPPFGAQKKHADRPFIDCALMAAPVVYGIFNAGSLDFVEKYVEGRGEVTGAVEGSFAIPRTFAFHRKDRMEIPVEILRIERTEGC, encoded by the coding sequence ATGAGGCTGAAACACCTGGAGATGAAACTCCAGCGGCTGAAGGGTTTTCCCGCCCCGCGGCCGGTACTGGAGCAATACGCGACGCCCGCCGACGTCGCCGCCCGCCTCCTGTACCATGCCTCGACCGAGGGTGCGATCGGGGGCCGGCGGGTCCTCGACCTCGGGTGCGGGACCGGTGTCCTTGCCTGCGGTGCGGCCCTCCTCGGTGCCGGGGAGGTCGTCGGGATCGACCTGGACCTCGGGGCCCTGCAGGCCGCCCGGAGCAATGCGGATGACCTCGAGGTGGACCTTGACCTCGTCCGCGGCCAGGTCGGCACCACTTTTCCGATCCGTCCCGACACCTTCGAGACCGTCGTGATGAACCCTCCCTTTGGGGCGCAGAAGAAACATGCCGATAGGCCCTTCATCGACTGCGCTCTCATGGCGGCGCCGGTCGTCTATGGGATCTTCAATGCGGGCTCGCTGGACTTTGTCGAGAAGTACGTGGAAGGGCGGGGCGAGGTCACCGGAGCGGTCGAGGGCTCGTTCGCGATCCCGAGGACTTTTGCCTTCCACCGGAAGGACCGGATGGAGATCCCGGTCGAGATCCTCAGGATCGAGAGGACTGAAGGATGCTGA
- the glyA gene encoding serine hydroxymethyltransferase has protein sequence MSSLANTDPEIAALIEKERLRQTNGLELIASENVVSKAVLETAGSILTNKYAEGYPGKRYYGGCEYYDIIENLAKDRLCKLFGAEYANVQPHSGSGANMAVYFSTINYGDKIMSMKLSEGGHLSHGSPVSFSGKMYDVVQYGVDHETEVIDYAALADMARKEKPQMIVCGASAYPREIDFKAFGEIAEDVGSSCVADIAHIAGLVATGLHNSPIDVLPFTTTTTHKTLRGPRGGAIMCREEFGQAINKAVFPGLQGGPLMHIIAAKAVCFKEALSQSYKDYCKQVVNNAQTLAATLDSEGYRLVSGGTDNHLMLLDLSDKGLTGLQAENALHDAGITVNKNTIPRETLSPFVTSGLRIGTPAVTSRGMKEEEMKAIGHFIATVLNDIENKEKIAEVRTEVEALASKFAIYAVTE, from the coding sequence ATGTCTAGTCTTGCCAATACCGATCCTGAAATCGCAGCGCTCATCGAGAAAGAGCGCCTGCGCCAGACAAACGGGCTCGAACTGATCGCATCCGAGAACGTTGTCTCGAAGGCCGTCCTCGAGACCGCCGGTTCGATCCTGACCAACAAATATGCAGAAGGCTACCCTGGCAAGCGCTACTACGGGGGTTGCGAGTATTACGACATCATCGAGAACCTCGCAAAAGACCGACTCTGCAAACTCTTCGGTGCCGAGTACGCCAACGTACAGCCCCACTCGGGTTCAGGCGCCAACATGGCAGTCTACTTCTCTACCATCAACTACGGCGACAAGATCATGTCCATGAAGCTCTCCGAGGGCGGCCACCTCTCCCACGGTTCGCCGGTGAGTTTCTCAGGCAAGATGTACGACGTCGTCCAGTACGGCGTCGACCATGAGACCGAGGTCATCGACTACGCGGCCCTCGCCGATATGGCCAGGAAAGAGAAACCCCAGATGATCGTCTGCGGCGCCTCGGCCTACCCGCGCGAGATCGACTTCAAGGCCTTCGGCGAGATCGCCGAAGATGTCGGGTCATCCTGTGTGGCCGACATCGCCCACATCGCGGGCCTCGTCGCCACCGGCCTCCACAACTCACCGATCGACGTCCTCCCCTTCACCACCACCACCACCCACAAGACTCTCCGCGGTCCTCGCGGCGGTGCGATCATGTGCCGTGAAGAGTTCGGGCAGGCCATCAACAAGGCGGTCTTCCCCGGTCTGCAGGGCGGTCCGCTGATGCACATCATCGCCGCCAAGGCGGTCTGCTTCAAGGAAGCCCTGTCGCAGTCGTACAAGGACTACTGCAAACAGGTCGTCAACAACGCACAGACCCTCGCCGCCACTCTCGACAGCGAAGGCTACCGCCTGGTCTCCGGCGGCACCGACAACCACCTGATGCTCCTCGACCTCTCCGACAAGGGACTCACCGGACTTCAGGCCGAGAACGCACTCCACGACGCCGGGATCACCGTCAACAAGAACACCATCCCGCGCGAGACCCTCTCGCCCTTCGTGACGAGCGGTCTGCGGATCGGCACCCCGGCCGTCACCTCACGGGGCATGAAAGAAGAAGAGATGAAAGCCATCGGGCACTTCATCGCCACCGTCCTCAACGACATCGAGAACAAGGAGAAGATCGCAGAGGTGAGGACCGAGGTCGAAGCGCTCGCAAGCAAGTTCGCCATCTACGCGGTAACAGAATGA
- the cofC gene encoding 2-phospho-L-lactate guanylyltransferase — translation MAIDAIIPFKPKNPKTRLSCILEQEEREAFARAMLSDVLAAVRAAGCAPTLLSTGPFEHPDAAVVEDPAGLNESLNRVLAAAHNPVLIIMADLPLATPEAVARMVGTDASMAIAPGLGGGTNAIFVKEPSRYHVDYYGASFCKHMAIAAEAGLSCEVTDSFRLHTDVDEKEDLVEVLIHGQGSAACRCLESLGFALSIERGRVGVERRTHKETL, via the coding sequence ATGGCCATAGACGCGATCATACCGTTCAAGCCGAAGAACCCCAAGACCCGCCTCTCCTGCATCCTGGAACAGGAGGAGCGGGAGGCGTTCGCACGCGCCATGCTCTCGGACGTCCTCGCCGCCGTCCGTGCTGCAGGCTGCGCCCCCACTCTTCTCAGCACCGGCCCCTTCGAGCACCCCGACGCCGCCGTCGTCGAGGACCCGGCGGGACTCAACGAGTCCCTCAACCGCGTCCTTGCCGCCGCGCACAATCCGGTCCTCATCATCATGGCAGACCTCCCTCTCGCCACCCCCGAGGCGGTCGCCCGGATGGTCGGCACCGATGCCTCGATGGCGATCGCCCCCGGCCTGGGCGGCGGGACCAACGCGATCTTCGTGAAAGAGCCTTCCCGGTACCATGTGGACTATTATGGCGCGAGTTTCTGCAAGCACATGGCGATCGCCGCGGAGGCAGGCCTCTCCTGCGAGGTCACCGACTCGTTCAGGCTTCACACCGACGTCGACGAAAAAGAAGATCTCGTCGAGGTCCTGATCCACGGGCAGGGTTCTGCCGCGTGCAGGTGCCTCGAGTCACTCGGGTTTGCCCTCTCCATCGAACGCGGCCGGGTCGGCGTGGAGCGCCGCACCCATAAAGAGACACTCTGA
- the folP gene encoding dihydropteroate synthase, which produces MQPCTINGMQVGGGAPVRLMGVINCSPESFFSGSYVPETTVRERAFQMIDAGADLIDLGARSTAPHSVPITVREEVDRITAALAALDGSGVTLSVDTMYPGVLEACLRHDVHVINDIGGLADPAYATVAADSGLPVIGMAALHRPGDPRGTEATLDALREVSARAERAGIIDLILDPAVGNWTAERTFDDDWDLCRHFDRFQELGRPILIAISRKSYLGDLVGRPSEERLAATLAVTARLLPHADMVRAHDVAATRDTILVVEKMEMNG; this is translated from the coding sequence ATGCAACCCTGCACAATAAACGGGATGCAGGTCGGGGGCGGCGCACCGGTCCGCCTGATGGGCGTGATCAACTGCAGCCCCGAATCTTTTTTTTCCGGTTCATATGTACCTGAAACGACGGTGCGCGAACGCGCCTTCCAGATGATCGACGCCGGTGCCGACCTCATCGACCTTGGTGCGCGGTCCACGGCCCCGCACTCGGTCCCGATCACCGTCAGAGAAGAGGTCGACCGGATCACGGCCGCGCTCGCGGCCCTCGACGGGTCAGGGGTCACCCTCTCGGTGGACACGATGTACCCCGGGGTGCTGGAGGCCTGCCTCCGCCACGACGTCCATGTGATCAACGACATCGGCGGACTTGCAGACCCTGCGTACGCAACCGTCGCCGCCGACTCCGGCCTCCCGGTCATCGGGATGGCGGCCCTGCACCGGCCCGGCGACCCGCGCGGGACGGAGGCGACCCTCGACGCCCTCAGAGAAGTGAGCGCGCGGGCCGAGCGTGCCGGGATCATCGACCTCATCCTCGACCCGGCCGTCGGGAACTGGACGGCTGAACGGACCTTCGACGACGACTGGGACCTCTGCCGCCACTTCGACCGATTTCAGGAACTCGGCCGACCGATCCTCATCGCCATCTCAAGAAAGTCCTACCTCGGCGACCTCGTCGGCCGACCTTCAGAGGAGCGTCTGGCCGCCACCCTCGCGGTCACGGCCAGGCTCCTGCCGCACGCCGACATGGTGAGGGCGCACGACGTGGCCGCGACGAGAGACACGATCCTGGTGGTCGAGAAGATGGAGATGAACGGATGA
- the folD gene encoding bifunctional methylenetetrahydrofolate dehydrogenase/methenyltetrahydrofolate cyclohydrolase FolD codes for MILNGKTLSEKRLNLLKEEIEESGIHPSLATVLVGEDPASQMYVRMKHKACEKVGITSVRAELPAEATTAEVLATVQKLNDDPDVSGILVQLPLPPQVDTQAVIDAVSPEKDVDGFHPVSIGRLYSGHPELVPCTPQGIMTMLAEYGIEIAGKNAVVVGRSVDVGRPMAALLLNADATVTICHSRTRDLTRIMQQADILVSGIGKARFVTGEMVKEGAVVIDVGINHDENGKLCGDVDFDSVVGKASAITPVPGGVGPMTIATLMENTLKAARARSCNPAQ; via the coding sequence ATGATACTCAATGGCAAGACGCTCTCTGAGAAGAGGCTGAACCTCCTCAAAGAAGAGATCGAGGAGTCGGGCATCCACCCCTCCCTCGCCACCGTGCTGGTCGGGGAGGATCCCGCATCCCAGATGTACGTCAGGATGAAGCACAAGGCCTGCGAGAAGGTCGGGATCACCTCGGTCCGTGCAGAACTCCCTGCCGAGGCGACGACGGCCGAGGTGCTGGCGACCGTGCAGAAGCTCAACGATGACCCGGACGTCTCCGGGATCCTGGTGCAACTTCCACTCCCGCCGCAGGTCGACACCCAGGCAGTGATCGACGCCGTCTCCCCTGAAAAGGACGTGGACGGGTTCCACCCGGTCAGCATCGGCCGCCTTTATTCAGGCCATCCCGAACTCGTCCCCTGCACCCCGCAGGGGATCATGACGATGCTCGCCGAGTACGGGATCGAGATCGCCGGAAAGAACGCCGTCGTGGTGGGGCGGAGTGTGGATGTCGGACGGCCGATGGCCGCCCTGCTCCTCAACGCCGACGCAACGGTGACGATCTGCCACTCCAGGACCCGCGACCTCACCCGGATCATGCAGCAGGCCGACATCCTGGTCTCAGGGATCGGCAAGGCACGATTCGTGACCGGAGAGATGGTCAAAGAGGGCGCCGTGGTCATCGACGTCGGGATCAACCACGACGAGAACGGCAAACTCTGCGGAGATGTGGACTTTGACTCGGTGGTCGGGAAGGCATCGGCCATCACCCCGGTACCCGGCGGTGTCGGGCCGATGACCATCGCCACCCTGATGGAGAATACTCTCAAGGCGGCCCGGGCGAGGTCATGCAACCCTGCACAATAA
- a CDS encoding MFS transporter: MLKELRSVLALSWGHFVIDVYSPVIPAVLPLLIATHGWSYAVAGLLVAGFNITSSFLQPFVGWLADRRGVAVPFPVPFLIASVCIGVFGFIGSYPVLLLCACLAAFGAALFHPSAMAMVNRLTRTENRGRLTSIFVIGGNLGFALGPVLAGLAVGAFGLQGLIFLAVPGLLMAGLFNFLLPAEETGPMKRTEEEAEAEGPVSFRPIAMVVGVGALRSWAIFAAVAFLPTYLHTALEVDLITANTLVSLMLVAGVVGQYVGGALSDTYGRKEYTFLGLAASVPPFVLFLTTGGLLSYAALLLFGFLLWSTFSVTVAMGQEVMPGRAGLASGLMLGLAVGAGGLGVIVSGVVADAFTLNTALATLLLPIIAAALLTLFVPYPWASFGRRVRSGAR, encoded by the coding sequence ATGCTGAAGGAACTCAGGTCGGTCCTCGCCCTCTCCTGGGGTCACTTCGTCATCGACGTCTACTCGCCGGTCATCCCGGCGGTCCTCCCTCTGCTCATCGCGACGCACGGGTGGTCGTATGCCGTCGCCGGTCTCCTGGTCGCGGGGTTCAACATCACCTCCTCGTTCCTCCAGCCCTTTGTCGGGTGGCTTGCGGACCGGCGCGGCGTCGCCGTCCCCTTCCCGGTCCCCTTTCTCATCGCATCAGTTTGTATTGGTGTCTTCGGGTTCATCGGGAGTTATCCGGTCCTGCTGCTCTGCGCCTGTCTTGCGGCCTTCGGCGCGGCGCTCTTCCATCCGTCGGCGATGGCGATGGTCAACCGCCTGACCAGGACGGAGAACCGCGGGCGGTTGACTTCGATCTTCGTCATCGGCGGTAACCTGGGCTTTGCCCTGGGGCCGGTTCTCGCAGGTCTGGCCGTCGGCGCCTTCGGTCTCCAGGGCCTCATCTTCCTTGCCGTACCCGGTCTCCTGATGGCGGGCCTCTTCAACTTCCTCCTGCCTGCCGAAGAGACCGGACCGATGAAGAGAACGGAAGAGGAAGCAGAGGCGGAGGGACCGGTCTCGTTCAGGCCGATCGCGATGGTCGTCGGCGTCGGGGCGTTGAGGTCGTGGGCGATCTTTGCCGCCGTCGCGTTCCTCCCGACCTATCTCCACACCGCCCTCGAGGTCGACCTGATCACCGCCAACACCCTCGTCTCCCTGATGCTCGTTGCCGGAGTCGTCGGGCAGTATGTCGGCGGCGCTCTCTCCGATACCTACGGGCGAAAAGAATACACCTTCCTCGGCCTCGCCGCGTCGGTCCCGCCCTTCGTGCTCTTCCTCACCACAGGTGGCCTTCTCTCTTATGCCGCCCTCCTCCTCTTCGGCTTCCTCCTCTGGTCCACCTTCTCCGTGACCGTGGCGATGGGCCAGGAAGTGATGCCGGGAAGGGCGGGCCTCGCCTCAGGACTGATGCTTGGCCTGGCCGTCGGGGCGGGAGGTCTGGGAGTGATCGTGAGCGGGGTGGTCGCCGACGCCTTCACCCTGAACACCGCTCTCGCCACCCTGCTCCTTCCCATCATTGCCGCCGCCCTCCTCACCCTCTTCGTCCCCTATCCGTGGGCCTCGTTCGGGCGGAGGGTGAGGTCGGGGGCGCGGTGA
- the purS gene encoding phosphoribosylformylglycinamidine synthase subunit PurS, producing the protein MKFTAKVTIGLKEGMLDPEARAIQHALANIGFATEGLSTARVFTITLEAEDRAAAEAQVEQMCERLLANPVIHRYEVEVLA; encoded by the coding sequence ATGAAATTCACCGCAAAAGTTACGATTGGACTCAAGGAAGGGATGCTCGATCCCGAGGCGCGTGCGATCCAGCACGCCCTCGCCAACATCGGGTTTGCGACCGAAGGACTTTCCACGGCCAGGGTGTTTACCATCACGCTGGAGGCGGAGGACCGGGCGGCCGCAGAGGCGCAGGTCGAGCAGATGTGCGAACGGCTCCTTGCCAACCCGGTCATCCACCGCTACGAGGTCGAGGTACTGGCATGA
- the purC gene encoding phosphoribosylaminoimidazolesuccinocarboxamide synthase, translated as MTEQEPIYRGKAKSIFRSENPDELIVKFRDDITAFDGAKKDELSSKGVYNAKVSAYLFRYLEENGVRSHFVRMEDERTMIVRPLEMIPVEVIVRNIAAGSLVRNYPIEEGTPLDPPVIVLDYKDDERHDPMINDEIIVALGFMTAEEIEAVKQTALKINDLLKGKVDAIGLDLVDFKLEFGRHGDEILLGDEISMDSMRLWDKQTHASMDKDVYRFDKGDVMTTYAEVAKRLAGEE; from the coding sequence GTGACTGAACAGGAACCCATCTACCGCGGAAAGGCGAAGTCCATCTTCCGCTCTGAAAACCCCGACGAACTGATCGTGAAGTTCAGGGACGATATCACCGCCTTTGACGGTGCAAAGAAAGACGAACTCTCTTCCAAGGGAGTCTACAACGCGAAGGTCTCGGCGTACCTCTTCAGGTACCTGGAGGAGAACGGCGTTAGGAGCCACTTCGTCAGGATGGAGGACGAGCGGACGATGATCGTCAGGCCGCTGGAGATGATCCCGGTCGAGGTGATCGTCCGCAACATCGCCGCCGGTTCGCTGGTCCGCAACTACCCCATCGAGGAGGGCACACCCCTCGACCCGCCGGTGATCGTCCTGGACTACAAGGACGACGAGCGGCACGACCCGATGATCAACGACGAGATCATCGTGGCGCTCGGCTTCATGACGGCCGAGGAGATCGAGGCCGTGAAACAGACGGCCCTGAAGATCAACGACCTGCTCAAGGGAAAGGTCGATGCAATCGGGCTCGACCTCGTCGACTTCAAACTCGAGTTCGGTCGGCACGGCGACGAGATCCTGCTGGGAGACGAGATCTCGATGGACTCGATGCGTCTCTGGGACAAGCAGACCCATGCCTCGATGGACAAGGACGTCTACCGCTTCGACAAGGGCGACGTGATGACCACCTATGCCGAGGTGGCAAAGAGACTCGCAGGGGAGGAGTAA
- a CDS encoding DUF7518 family protein, which produces MLKKDAKVKFLEHQLEEREREIVSMQGAEKTFVNQEDERIYRLEQRVRDLEALVKGLTEEVLDLKTITMKLYRAYETKAAEKPRPRVMVEEQPEEKKVQPAPAPVPVQPPVKERPAVREEDEGDLDLIMQTDGTLKRERRHGSDYIIAPTRYQAPPSLIGGRKGETSRKSGRKGGDIIFAEEDDSITK; this is translated from the coding sequence ATGCTCAAAAAAGATGCAAAAGTAAAATTTCTTGAGCATCAACTTGAAGAGAGGGAGCGGGAGATAGTATCCATGCAGGGCGCGGAGAAGACTTTTGTCAACCAGGAAGACGAGCGGATCTACCGGCTCGAGCAGCGTGTGAGGGATCTTGAAGCCCTGGTCAAGGGGTTGACCGAGGAGGTGCTGGACCTCAAGACCATCACAATGAAACTCTATCGGGCCTATGAGACGAAGGCCGCCGAGAAGCCCAGGCCCAGGGTTATGGTGGAGGAACAGCCCGAGGAGAAGAAGGTGCAGCCTGCACCGGCCCCGGTACCGGTGCAGCCACCGGTGAAAGAGAGGCCCGCGGTCCGCGAAGAGGACGAGGGCGATCTGGACCTGATCATGCAGACAGACGGCACTCTCAAGCGTGAACGGCGGCATGGTTCGGACTATATCATCGCCCCCACGCGCTACCAGGCCCCCCCGAGCCTCATCGGTGGACGGAAGGGGGAGACATCCCGCAAGTCCGGCAGAAAGGGCGGGGACATCATCTTCGCTGAAGAAGACGACTCCATCACCAAATAA
- the purQ gene encoding phosphoribosylformylglycinamidine synthase I codes for MKFAVVQFGGSNCDRDVQYVISEVCGVDCDLVWYKDGLKEDYDAIVLPGGFSYGDYLRAGAIAARTGVMDAVVRHAQAGGLVLGICNGAQIGAESGMVPGIFTINASPTFICKPVCLRVEENTSPFTRLFKKGEVVRIPIAHKEGRYVASPEELARLNAEERVAFRFCDEQGEVTPAVNPNGAAENITGVLGGPARNVLCMMPHPERASEEVLGSADGKKVFLGMIKSIEERE; via the coding sequence ATGAAGTTCGCGGTGGTCCAGTTCGGGGGGAGCAACTGCGACCGCGACGTCCAGTACGTCATCTCAGAGGTCTGCGGGGTCGACTGCGATCTTGTCTGGTACAAGGACGGACTCAAAGAGGACTACGACGCGATCGTCCTCCCCGGCGGATTCAGCTACGGTGACTATCTCAGGGCCGGGGCGATCGCCGCACGGACCGGGGTCATGGACGCGGTGGTCAGGCATGCGCAGGCCGGCGGACTGGTCCTCGGGATCTGCAACGGCGCACAGATCGGGGCGGAGAGCGGGATGGTGCCGGGCATCTTCACGATAAATGCCAGCCCGACCTTCATCTGCAAACCGGTCTGCCTGCGTGTCGAGGAGAACACCTCGCCGTTCACCCGTCTCTTCAAGAAGGGCGAGGTGGTCAGGATCCCGATCGCCCACAAGGAAGGCCGGTACGTCGCCTCACCTGAAGAACTCGCCAGGCTCAACGCCGAGGAGAGAGTGGCGTTCCGTTTCTGCGACGAGCAGGGCGAGGTGACCCCGGCCGTGAACCCGAACGGCGCCGCGGAAAACATCACCGGGGTCCTCGGCGGGCCTGCCCGCAATGTCCTCTGCATGATGCCCCACCCGGAGCGGGCCTCAGAGGAGGTGCTCGGATCGGCCGACGGGAAGAAGGTCTTCCTCGGGATGATCAAGAGCATCGAAGAGCGCGAGTGA
- the cofG gene encoding 7,8-didemethyl-8-hydroxy-5-deazariboflavin synthase subunit CofG: MHRKVITYSRNVFLPLTHVCQNACGYCCFRQATGAGCVLPPDEAHRTIDTGARLGCTEALFTFGERPGEVPGFSDHLAALGYADILDYCYDLCLYAIRAGVLPHTNAGILTAAELERFREVNASMGLMLETTADVPAHRHSPGKDPAVRIEMIEEAGRLRIPFTTGLLIGIGETPADREESLEVIADLQRRYGHIQEVIIQNFCPKEGTDMGNAAPASSEEMAGTISLAREILPREVAVQIPPNLADAERLIRCGVDDLGGVSPLTIDYVNPEHPWPQIEGLKKIVGDAALRERLCIYPRFIEMGWYSDTIAPLIHRLQKEIEERSL; the protein is encoded by the coding sequence ATGCACCGCAAGGTGATCACCTATTCACGCAACGTCTTCCTTCCCCTCACCCACGTCTGCCAGAACGCCTGCGGCTATTGCTGCTTCAGGCAGGCTACGGGGGCGGGGTGCGTGCTGCCGCCTGACGAGGCGCACCGGACCATCGACACCGGCGCCCGCCTCGGCTGCACGGAGGCCCTCTTCACCTTCGGGGAACGGCCCGGGGAGGTGCCCGGCTTCTCTGACCACCTTGCCGCGCTCGGCTATGCCGATATTCTTGACTATTGTTACGACCTCTGCCTGTATGCCATCAGGGCCGGCGTCCTGCCGCACACCAACGCGGGCATCCTCACCGCCGCTGAACTCGAACGGTTCAGGGAGGTGAATGCGAGCATGGGACTGATGCTTGAGACGACGGCGGATGTCCCGGCCCACCGCCACTCGCCGGGCAAGGATCCGGCGGTGCGGATCGAGATGATCGAGGAGGCGGGCAGGCTCAGGATCCCGTTCACCACCGGTCTGCTCATCGGGATCGGCGAGACTCCGGCCGACCGCGAGGAGTCGCTCGAGGTGATCGCCGACCTGCAGAGACGGTACGGGCACATCCAGGAGGTCATCATCCAGAACTTCTGCCCGAAGGAGGGGACGGACATGGGGAACGCCGCCCCGGCATCGAGCGAGGAGATGGCCGGGACGATCTCCCTTGCCCGCGAGATCCTTCCCCGGGAAGTTGCCGTCCAGATCCCCCCGAACCTTGCCGATGCAGAGCGGCTCATCAGGTGTGGGGTCGACGACCTCGGCGGGGTCTCGCCGCTCACTATCGACTACGTCAACCCCGAGCACCCCTGGCCCCAGATCGAGGGGCTCAAAAAGATCGTCGGGGATGCAGCCCTGCGCGAGCGGCTCTGTATCTATCCGAGGTTCATCGAGATGGGCTGGTACTCCGATACCATCGCCCCTCTCATCCACAGACTCCAGAAAGAAATTGAGGAGAGGTCATTGTGA